One window of Esox lucius isolate fEsoLuc1 chromosome 25, fEsoLuc1.pri, whole genome shotgun sequence genomic DNA carries:
- the pmm2 gene encoding phosphomannomutase 2 isoform X1 has protein sequence MEMLEKKVTPGIEEFLQRLRGRVRVGVVGGSDFTKIREQLGDDVLQKVDYVFAENGLVAYKNGELLAVQSIQAYMGEDLLQDFINFCLNYLAKIKLPRKRGTFIEFRNGMMNVSPVGRSCSQEERIEFYELDKKERIREKFVAVLQEEFKGKGLTFSIGGQISFDVFPDGWDKRYCLGLLEKDSYKTIHFFGDKTTPGGNDYEIFADPRTIGHQVTCPEETQHICQELFFN, from the exons ATGGAGATGTTAGAAAAG AAAGTTACTCCAGGAATAGAGGAGTTCCTGCAGCGTTTGCGGGGACGTGTCCGGGTCGGCGTAGTGGGGGGGTCTGACTTCACGAAGATCAGAGAACAACTTGGAGATGATG TTTTACAGAAGGTGGACTATGTGTTTGCTGAGAACGGATTGGTAGCCTATAAGAATGGAGAGCTTTTGGCAGTACAG AGTATTCAGGCATACATGGGAGAGGATCTTCTCCAAGACTTCATCAACTTTTGCCTTAACTACTTGGCCAAAATAAAACTACCAAGGAAGAG GGGGACATTTATAGAGTTCCGCAATGGAATGATGAACGTGTCTCCTGTGGGCCGAAGCTGTAGTCAGGAGGAGAGAATAGAGTTCTACGAGCTGGATAAA aaagaacgaATCAGAGAGAAGTTTGTAGCTGTTCTTCAGGAGGAGTTTAAAGGCAAAGGACTGACTTTCTCTATAG GCGGTCAGATCAGTTTTGATGTGTTCCCAGACGGCTGGGACAAGCGTTACTGTCTGGGTCTACTAGAGAAAGACTCATATAAAACCATTCACTTCTTTGGAGATAAAACTACACCT GGGGGAAACGACTATGAGATCTTCGCTGACCCCAGAACAATAGGACATCAGGTCACCTGCCCTGAGGAGACACAGCACATCTGTCAAGAACTATTTTTCAACTGA
- the pmm2 gene encoding phosphomannomutase 2, with protein MNAAVDNTTLCLFDVDGTLTAARQKVTPGIEEFLQRLRGRVRVGVVGGSDFTKIREQLGDDVLQKVDYVFAENGLVAYKNGELLAVQSIQAYMGEDLLQDFINFCLNYLAKIKLPRKRGTFIEFRNGMMNVSPVGRSCSQEERIEFYELDKKERIREKFVAVLQEEFKGKGLTFSIGGQISFDVFPDGWDKRYCLGLLEKDSYKTIHFFGDKTTPGGNDYEIFADPRTIGHQVTCPEETQHICQELFFN; from the exons ATGAATGCGGCTGTCGACAACACCACACTCTGTCTTTTCGATGTGGACGGAACGCTAACTGCCGCGCGACAG AAAGTTACTCCAGGAATAGAGGAGTTCCTGCAGCGTTTGCGGGGACGTGTCCGGGTCGGCGTAGTGGGGGGGTCTGACTTCACGAAGATCAGAGAACAACTTGGAGATGATG TTTTACAGAAGGTGGACTATGTGTTTGCTGAGAACGGATTGGTAGCCTATAAGAATGGAGAGCTTTTGGCAGTACAG AGTATTCAGGCATACATGGGAGAGGATCTTCTCCAAGACTTCATCAACTTTTGCCTTAACTACTTGGCCAAAATAAAACTACCAAGGAAGAG GGGGACATTTATAGAGTTCCGCAATGGAATGATGAACGTGTCTCCTGTGGGCCGAAGCTGTAGTCAGGAGGAGAGAATAGAGTTCTACGAGCTGGATAAA aaagaacgaATCAGAGAGAAGTTTGTAGCTGTTCTTCAGGAGGAGTTTAAAGGCAAAGGACTGACTTTCTCTATAG GCGGTCAGATCAGTTTTGATGTGTTCCCAGACGGCTGGGACAAGCGTTACTGTCTGGGTCTACTAGAGAAAGACTCATATAAAACCATTCACTTCTTTGGAGATAAAACTACACCT GGGGGAAACGACTATGAGATCTTCGCTGACCCCAGAACAATAGGACATCAGGTCACCTGCCCTGAGGAGACACAGCACATCTGTCAAGAACTATTTTTCAACTGA